From one Nonomuraea polychroma genomic stretch:
- a CDS encoding AAA domain-containing protein has protein sequence MPTNAAQRSVLGRLQRDTAVVVQGPPGTGKTHTIANLMAALLARGKRVLVTSAKDQALTVVRDQLPPALRDLCVQFSHRYAKGSDVLERSISTVSDRVAGSDAEQIRQNIARLHQQRTQALQQRAHLQDQVFELRESETLRISAALGHEGTRANESLPLQHVDQAREAVLAMTRGDTPAEDLQDGGRQ, from the coding sequence CTGCCGACCAACGCGGCCCAGCGATCGGTGCTCGGGCGCCTGCAGCGCGACACCGCCGTCGTCGTCCAAGGCCCTCCCGGAACCGGTAAGACGCACACCATCGCCAACCTCATGGCCGCGTTGCTGGCACGCGGCAAACGGGTCCTGGTCACCAGCGCGAAAGACCAGGCCCTGACGGTGGTACGCGACCAGCTGCCACCCGCTCTGCGGGACCTGTGCGTGCAGTTCTCCCACCGCTACGCCAAGGGCTCCGACGTGCTGGAACGTAGCATCTCCACGGTGTCGGACCGGGTGGCGGGCAGCGATGCCGAACAGATTCGCCAGAACATCGCCCGGCTGCACCAACAGCGGACCCAAGCCCTTCAGCAACGCGCCCACCTGCAAGACCAGGTCTTCGAGCTGCGCGAGAGCGAAACGCTGCGGATCAGCGCGGCCCTGGGACATGAGGGCACCCGCGCCAACGAATCACTACCGCTTCAGCACGTCGACCAAGCTCGTGAGGCTGTCCTGGCCATGACCCGCGGCGACACCCCGGCGGAAGACCTCCAGGACGGCGGCCGGCAGTGA
- a CDS encoding NAD(P)-dependent oxidoreductase, with protein sequence MNVTVIGLGPMGQAMAGAYVSGGYEVTVWNRTPAKADELVTRGAKRAGSVEEALTASELVVLSLIDYDAMYAILEQAPATALVGRTVANLTSDIPDRARRAAAWLAERGAVQITGGVQVPPPVIGTPEAMTYYSGPKDAIEAHRSALEVLTGIDYLGEDPGLAVLYYQIGIDMFWTGLAGYLHGQAVAEANGISAEQFLPNAIKTMDFRYFLEFYAPRIAAGRHEGDVDRVSMGVASLEHVVHTTRASGVDSSLPAAVLEVFRRGVAAGHGQDSLTSLVDVLKR encoded by the coding sequence ATGAACGTGACCGTGATCGGTCTGGGGCCGATGGGGCAGGCGATGGCCGGTGCCTACGTGAGCGGCGGCTACGAGGTGACCGTGTGGAACCGCACGCCCGCCAAGGCCGACGAGCTCGTGACCCGAGGTGCCAAGCGGGCGGGATCCGTCGAGGAGGCGCTGACGGCCAGTGAGCTGGTGGTGCTGAGCCTGATCGACTATGACGCCATGTACGCCATCCTGGAGCAGGCCCCGGCCACCGCCCTGGTCGGCCGCACCGTGGCCAACCTCACCTCGGACATCCCGGACCGCGCTCGCCGGGCGGCGGCATGGCTGGCCGAGCGTGGGGCCGTGCAGATCACCGGTGGCGTGCAGGTGCCGCCTCCGGTCATCGGCACGCCGGAGGCCATGACGTACTACAGCGGCCCCAAGGACGCGATCGAGGCGCACCGGAGTGCCCTGGAAGTGCTGACCGGGATCGACTATCTCGGCGAGGATCCGGGTCTGGCGGTGCTGTACTACCAGATCGGGATCGACATGTTCTGGACCGGGCTGGCAGGCTACCTGCACGGTCAGGCGGTGGCGGAGGCCAACGGGATCTCGGCGGAGCAGTTCCTCCCGAACGCCATCAAGACCATGGATTTCCGCTACTTCCTGGAATTCTATGCTCCGCGCATCGCCGCCGGCCGGCACGAGGGGGACGTCGACCGGGTGTCCATGGGGGTGGCGAGCTTGGAGCACGTCGTCCACACCACGCGGGCGTCCGGGGTGGACAGCTCACTGCCGGCCGCCGTCCTGGAGGTCTTCCGCCGGGGTGTCGCCGCGGGTCATGGCCAGGACAGCCTCACGAGCTTGGTCGACGTGCTGAAGCGGTAG